Proteins encoded together in one Streptomyces sp. NA04227 window:
- a CDS encoding FAD-dependent monooxygenase, translating into MDHTLDADVIVIGAGPTGLMLAGELRLGRASVIVAEQLTKPTGQSRALGFTARTLETFDQRGLTPRFGGLETSAMGHFGSVPFDYTILEGAHFGARGIPQSTTEAILEQWALELGADIRRGHTFTALDQADDHVTVTLTTPDGTPRHLRARFVVGADGARSPVRKAARIDFPGTGGTQLMYLADVADSGVRLRPLGERLPGGLVQVFPMPEGIARIILSVHGTHPTPDSDTPHYTDVARAWHQVTGEDISHGNALWVSSFTDATRQATHYRNHRVLLAGDAAHIHLPAGGQGMSTGIQDAVNLGWKLAATVQHRAPHHLLDTYHSERHPVGARLLSNTRAQGMALFGGDETQALRDLYTELIALDDVKRHLAGAVSHLDIHYDMGENAHPLAGHRLPPHTLTTLTGPQHTPDLLHHAQGLFLDLTDNHELRTTLTGWKDRITTHTGTPTTPGPLDNLTALLIRPDGYIAWATETDDNPTTLTHALHHWFGNPTTP; encoded by the coding sequence ATGGACCACACACTGGACGCGGACGTCATCGTCATCGGAGCCGGGCCCACCGGCCTGATGCTGGCCGGAGAACTGCGCCTTGGCCGCGCGAGCGTCATCGTCGCCGAACAACTCACAAAGCCCACCGGCCAGTCACGCGCGCTGGGCTTCACCGCCCGCACCCTGGAAACCTTCGACCAGCGCGGCCTCACCCCCCGCTTCGGCGGCCTGGAAACCAGCGCCATGGGCCACTTCGGCAGCGTCCCCTTCGACTACACCATCCTCGAAGGCGCCCACTTCGGCGCCCGCGGCATCCCCCAGTCCACCACCGAAGCCATCCTTGAACAGTGGGCCCTGGAACTGGGCGCCGACATCCGCCGCGGCCACACCTTCACCGCACTCGACCAGGCGGACGACCACGTCACCGTCACCCTCACCACCCCCGACGGAACCCCACGACACTTACGCGCACGCTTCGTCGTCGGCGCCGACGGCGCCCGCAGCCCCGTCCGCAAAGCCGCCCGCATCGACTTCCCCGGCACCGGCGGAACCCAGCTGATGTACCTGGCCGACGTCGCCGACAGCGGCGTACGCCTGCGCCCGCTGGGCGAACGCCTGCCCGGCGGCCTGGTCCAGGTCTTCCCCATGCCCGAAGGCATCGCCCGCATCATCCTGTCCGTCCACGGCACCCACCCCACCCCCGACAGCGACACCCCCCACTACACCGACGTCGCCCGCGCCTGGCACCAGGTCACCGGCGAAGACATCTCCCACGGCAACGCCCTGTGGGTCAGCTCCTTCACCGACGCCACCCGCCAAGCCACCCACTACCGCAACCACCGCGTCCTGCTCGCCGGCGACGCCGCACACATCCACCTGCCCGCCGGCGGCCAGGGCATGAGCACCGGCATCCAGGACGCCGTCAACCTCGGCTGGAAACTCGCCGCCACCGTCCAACACCGCGCCCCCCACCACCTCCTGGACACCTACCACAGCGAACGCCACCCCGTCGGCGCCCGCCTGCTGTCCAACACCCGCGCCCAGGGCATGGCCCTCTTCGGCGGCGACGAAACCCAAGCCCTCCGCGACCTCTACACCGAACTCATCGCCCTCGACGACGTCAAACGCCACCTCGCCGGCGCCGTCAGCCACCTCGACATCCACTACGACATGGGCGAAAACGCCCACCCCCTGGCCGGACACCGCCTCCCCCCACACACCCTGACCACCCTCACCGGCCCCCAACACACCCCCGACCTCCTCCACCACGCCCAAGGCCTCTTCCTCGACCTCACCGACAACCACGAACTCCGCACCACCCTCACCGGCTGGAAAGACCGCATCACCACCCACACCGGCACCCCCACCACCCCCGGCCCCCTCGACAACCTCACCGCCCTCCTCATCCGCCCCGACGGATACATCGCCTGGGCAACCGAAACAGACGACAACCCCACCACCCTCACCCACGCCCTCCACCACTGGTTCGGCAACCCCACCACCCCATAA
- a CDS encoding S1 family peptidase: MALSRRQFFATAVAAAALTATGVTGAQAVTAEAPAGSYQPQMVEALADSLGVSESAAVARLDRQAALQKTLGLIQDKGVRTDGAFFDHKGRLVVNAANAQAAEDAEDAGLTARIPARGEAQLNRIKAALDARAAKRVPAGVTSWAVDVEKDTVTVTVADSKTASARSFLAAAAKYGSAVRVVKDKTEYEPQATVYPGSRMNLNNDSRSWCSVGFGARDSQGYQHLVSAGHCVESKPGLYLDGDRFAVGERSRFREGYNSVDMGTARVDSGDAIATSVGTWGNGSPVAVKGSQRATRGATVCKSGSTTGWTCGSVGSYNVSVTYTNPNTGARTYVTGLATSSVCTEGGDSGGAYISGNQGQGMTSGGPTGQQCNGVYGEGSSYFQPLDDALRYYGLTLNTN; encoded by the coding sequence ATGGCACTGTCGCGCAGACAGTTCTTCGCCACGGCGGTCGCTGCCGCGGCCCTGACAGCGACTGGAGTTACGGGAGCCCAGGCCGTCACCGCCGAGGCGCCGGCCGGGAGTTACCAGCCCCAGATGGTCGAGGCACTGGCCGACTCCCTCGGCGTCAGCGAGTCGGCCGCGGTCGCGCGGCTGGACCGACAGGCCGCTCTGCAGAAGACGCTCGGACTCATCCAGGACAAGGGTGTACGCACGGACGGTGCGTTCTTTGACCACAAGGGCCGCCTCGTCGTCAACGCCGCGAACGCACAGGCCGCCGAGGACGCCGAGGACGCGGGCCTGACTGCGCGCATACCCGCCCGCGGCGAGGCCCAGCTCAACCGGATCAAGGCCGCGCTCGACGCGCGGGCCGCCAAGCGTGTGCCTGCCGGCGTGACCTCCTGGGCGGTGGACGTCGAGAAGGACACGGTCACCGTGACGGTCGCCGACAGCAAGACCGCGAGCGCGCGTTCGTTCCTCGCGGCTGCCGCGAAGTACGGCAGCGCAGTGCGGGTGGTCAAGGACAAGACCGAGTACGAACCGCAGGCCACGGTCTACCCCGGCAGCCGCATGAACCTGAACAACGACTCCCGTAGCTGGTGCTCGGTCGGCTTCGGGGCCCGGGACTCGCAGGGGTACCAGCACCTCGTCTCGGCCGGCCACTGCGTGGAGAGCAAGCCGGGCCTTTACCTCGACGGCGACCGCTTCGCCGTGGGCGAGCGTTCGCGCTTCCGCGAGGGCTACAACAGCGTCGACATGGGCACCGCCAGGGTGGACTCCGGGGACGCGATCGCCACTTCGGTCGGCACGTGGGGCAACGGCAGCCCGGTGGCGGTCAAGGGCAGCCAGCGAGCCACGCGTGGCGCCACCGTCTGCAAGTCGGGCTCGACCACGGGCTGGACGTGCGGCTCGGTCGGTTCCTACAACGTCTCCGTCACCTACACCAACCCGAACACCGGCGCGCGCACCTACGTCACCGGCCTTGCCACCTCCTCGGTGTGCACCGAGGGCGGTGACAGCGGCGGCGCCTACATCTCCGGCAACCAGGGCCAGGGCATGACGTCCGGCGGCCCGACCGGTCAGCAGTGCAACGGCGTCTACGGCGAGGGTTCGTCCTACTTCCAGCCCCTCGACGACGCACTGAGATACTACGGGCTCACCCTGAACACCAACTGA
- a CDS encoding helix-turn-helix transcriptional regulator, which yields MLRAAADPGVPPPPHTATTPSSPPPGVVGDRTGTPPSPRDEPPGPAVAPSALTPAPALTFASALREALRRRGLPLQRVCDRLAACGISVSPATLSHWQRGRSFPERPQSLRAVRELENILAVAPGSLVNLLQPQRPRGRSRTAVQDLSVSRRVFPPGSTVERALGPAFEHFNRDITALSIHETVWVGPDRSVRRVSVTQVLRALRDGPDRLTLVHQVDEGVPPDVSITVQCGALGPVRKDEGLRCVVADILLGRHLLRGDTAVIRYDMRVPSGPIPSASYERRIRMSLRDYLLHVCFDAAALPVSCLKFYRRRTDTKREHTARVAIDPSHTAHLHPAKCTPGVYGMAWEWPK from the coding sequence ATGCTGCGAGCCGCCGCCGACCCCGGTGTGCCACCCCCGCCGCACACGGCCACGACACCGTCCAGCCCACCGCCGGGCGTGGTCGGCGACCGCACCGGCACGCCCCCTTCTCCCCGGGACGAGCCGCCGGGCCCGGCCGTCGCCCCCTCGGCTCTGACACCGGCCCCCGCACTCACCTTTGCCAGCGCCCTGCGCGAGGCACTGCGCCGACGGGGGCTTCCGCTGCAACGGGTGTGCGACCGGCTGGCCGCCTGCGGCATCTCGGTCAGCCCGGCCACGCTCAGCCACTGGCAGCGCGGCCGCAGCTTCCCGGAACGGCCGCAGTCACTGCGTGCGGTACGGGAACTGGAGAACATCCTGGCCGTCGCGCCCGGCAGTCTCGTGAACCTCCTCCAGCCGCAGCGCCCACGAGGCAGGTCACGGACTGCCGTGCAGGACCTGTCGGTCTCCCGACGCGTCTTCCCACCCGGGTCGACGGTGGAGCGCGCCCTCGGCCCGGCCTTCGAGCACTTCAACCGGGACATCACTGCGCTGTCCATCCACGAGACCGTGTGGGTGGGCCCCGACCGAAGCGTGCGGCGGGTCTCCGTGACCCAGGTCCTGCGCGCGCTGCGCGACGGTCCGGACCGGCTCACCCTCGTGCACCAGGTGGACGAAGGCGTCCCGCCTGATGTGAGCATCACCGTGCAGTGCGGCGCGCTCGGTCCGGTCCGCAAGGACGAGGGGCTGCGCTGCGTGGTCGCCGACATCCTGCTCGGACGCCACCTGCTGCGCGGCGACACGGCGGTGATCCGTTACGACATGAGGGTCCCTTCGGGCCCGATACCCAGCGCCTCGTACGAACGCCGCATCCGTATGAGTCTGCGCGACTACCTGTTGCACGTGTGCTTCGATGCCGCAGCCCTGCCGGTGAGTTGCCTCAAGTTCTACCGTCGGCGCACCGACACCAAGCGGGAGCACACCGCCCGGGTGGCGATCGACCCCTCGCACACGGCCCATCTGCACCCGGCCAAGTGCACCCCCGGCGTGTACGGCATGGCCTGGGAGTGGCCGAAGTAG
- a CDS encoding PHB depolymerase family esterase has protein sequence MQSPPVHPLSRLAGRSQRGKLSRFAAVVALVLAGATHSPAQATDAAVGLTKVTNFGDNPGQLNMYVYQPDSLPANPPVVFALHGCTQDAQTYADNSGLPELADRNGFLLVFAETTSTNNLNKCFNWFQPSDTSRGQGEAASVQQMAAHTVSAYGADAQRTYVTGLSAGGAMTSVMLATYPDVFKAGAVVAGLPYGCAKNVASAYMCMNPGTDKTPEQWAQQVRAANPSWTGAWPRVAIWHGDNDTTVAPRNADELRDQWTALHGLSQTPGRTSTIGPNATKHEEYLAADGSTAIEVNRVPGIGHGTPVDRGSGGEQCGSTNAAYFLDSICSSHWITQFFGLGGSGVTAR, from the coding sequence ATGCAGTCGCCCCCCGTCCACCCGCTGTCGCGTCTTGCGGGGCGCTCCCAGCGCGGGAAACTGTCCCGCTTCGCAGCCGTCGTGGCCCTTGTCCTGGCAGGGGCCACGCACAGCCCGGCGCAGGCCACGGACGCTGCAGTCGGCCTGACGAAGGTCACCAACTTCGGCGACAACCCGGGCCAGTTGAACATGTACGTGTACCAGCCCGACTCCCTGCCCGCGAACCCGCCGGTGGTGTTCGCGCTGCACGGGTGCACGCAGGACGCACAGACCTACGCCGACAACTCGGGTCTGCCCGAACTCGCCGATCGCAACGGCTTCTTGCTCGTGTTCGCGGAGACCACGTCCACGAACAACCTGAACAAGTGCTTCAACTGGTTCCAGCCCAGTGACACCAGCAGGGGCCAGGGCGAGGCCGCCTCGGTCCAGCAGATGGCCGCTCACACCGTCTCCGCCTACGGTGCGGACGCCCAGCGGACCTACGTCACCGGCCTGTCCGCCGGCGGCGCCATGACCTCGGTCATGCTCGCCACATACCCCGACGTCTTCAAGGCCGGAGCGGTCGTCGCCGGTCTGCCCTACGGCTGCGCCAAGAACGTCGCCAGTGCGTACATGTGCATGAACCCCGGAACCGACAAGACTCCGGAACAGTGGGCGCAGCAGGTCCGTGCCGCCAACCCCTCATGGACCGGTGCATGGCCACGCGTCGCCATCTGGCACGGCGACAACGACACCACCGTCGCCCCGCGCAACGCCGACGAACTGCGCGACCAGTGGACCGCGTTGCACGGTCTGTCCCAGACACCGGGCCGCACCTCGACAATCGGCCCGAACGCCACCAAGCACGAGGAGTACCTGGCAGCGGACGGCTCGACGGCGATCGAGGTGAACCGGGTCCCGGGCATCGGGCACGGCACCCCGGTCGATCGGGGAAGCGGTGGCGAGCAGTGCGGCAGCACCAATGCCGCCTACTTCCTGGACTCGATCTGCTCCAGCCACTGGATCACGCAGTTCTTCGGCCTGGGAGGGTCCGGCGTGACGGCGCGTTGA